In Mercurialis annua linkage group LG6, ddMerAnnu1.2, whole genome shotgun sequence, the following are encoded in one genomic region:
- the LOC126687833 gene encoding inactive protein RESTRICTED TEV MOVEMENT 2-like: MEAKYEDFKPNSEWKEEEATNLLLIYLPDFNKEQLKITYVHTSRVLKVAGERQISDKKWSRFSELFSVPQNCNVQKIQGKFHNGVLTVTMPKTTITPTLNLGPKKDDGKKESEINKKIKESSEITEKKTESSQVTEKRKESTLISEKRKEPPEITEKSKKLSEITEKIKESPDITAKGKKSSEITETIKESLDIAEKDKESAKISEKIKESSKITEKRKESPEINKNRKEGVKRSKKKESKLGMELTQESQSLYNIGVAVLVIAALGTYIYCTHGSSSSATSKH, translated from the exons atgGAAGCAAAATATGAAGATTTTAAGCCCAATTCTGAGTGGAAGGAAGAAGAAGCAACCAATTTATTGCTCATATATCTTCctg ATTTTAATAAGGAGCAATTGAAGATCACATATGTTCACACGTCCCGCGTGCTTAAAGTTGCCGGAGAGAGACAAATTAGTGATAAAAAATGGAGCAGATTCAGTGAATTATTTTCTGTTCCACAAAATTGTAATGTGCAAAAGATTCAGGGTAAGTTCCACAATGGAGTTCTAACCGTTACAATGCCAAAAACCACAATTACACCAACACTCAACCTTGGTCCTAAAAAAGATGACGGAAAGAAAGAAAGCgaaattaataagaaaataaaagaatccTCGGAAATTACCGAAAAGAAAACAGAATCATCGCAAGTCAccgaaaaaagaaaagaatcaaCGCTGATCAGCGAGAAAAGAAAAGAACCACCGGAGATCACTGAGAAGAGCAAAAAATTATCGGAAATCACCGAGAAAATAAAAGAATCCCCGGATATTACCGcaaaaggaaaaaaatcatCCGAAATCACCGAGACAATAAAAGAATCACTGGATATCGCCGAGAAAGACAAAGAATCGGCGAAAATCAgcgaaaaaataaaagaatcatCGAAGATTAccgaaaaaagaaaagaatcacCGGAAATCaacaaaaacagaaaagaaGGCGTAAAGCGGAGTAAGAAGAAGGAATCGAAATTAGGCATGGAGCTTACACAAGAGAGTCAATCACTTTACAACATAGGTGTGGCTGTTTTAGTAATTGCAGCACTCGGAACTTACATCTATTGCACCCATGGATCATCGTCCTCTGCAACTTCCAAGCACTAG
- the LOC126686825 gene encoding calcium-transporting ATPase 12, plasma membrane-type: MESNKQSQFNCSNLLFNTLTKAQKRWRIAYLTIYSARTMLSLVRDIIASDTNAFSRHSGILHNVSYTVLNAEPAISKENKHMPVSHISDVDKKRLSELVKEKESVTLRQFDGVEGVATALGTNLERGIHSGDGEVIKRREMFGSNTYNKPPPKGLLYFVFDAFKDTTILILLACAALALGFGINEHGGEEGWYEGGSIFVAVFLVIVVSALSNYRQETQFDKLSKISSDIKIDVLRNGHRQQTSIFDIVVGDIVFLKIGDQIPADGLFVDGHSLEVDESSMTGESDHVEVDSIRNPFLISGSKVADGYGRMLVTSVGMNTMWGEMMSSITRDSGEQTPLQARLDKLTSSIGKVGLSVAFLVLVVMLVRYFTKNTEDENGVTEYQGSKTSTGDILNAVVRIVAVAVTIVVVAIPEGLPLAVTLTLAYSMKRMMADQAMVRRLSACETMGSATVICTDKTGTLTLNQMKVTKFWLGQESIDEISSKEISPKILELFHQAVGLNTTGSVYKPASGSAPEISGSPTEKAILSWCVSDLGMDMEIIKKDYTILHVETFNSEKKRSGVSIKSFADNTIHVHWKGAAEMILAMCSDYCESNGIVKSMDEDDRSKIGNIIQGMAASSLRCIAFAHKKLTEEEINKDNDDNTRKRLEETGLTLLGIVGLKDPCRPGAKKAVEICKSAGVRIKMITGDNIFTAKAIATECGILEFNHQLETGVVIEGVEFRNYTHEERMEKVDKICVMARSSPFDKLLMVECLKKRGDVVAVTGDGTNDAPALKEADIGLSMGIQGTEVAKESSDIVILDDNFASVATVVRWGRCVYNNIQKFIQFQLTVNVAALVINFIAAVSAGEVPLTAVQLLWVNLIMDTLGALALATERPTDELMQRPPVGRTEPLITNIMWRNLLAQALYQISILLTLQFQGESIFNVTPEVNDTIIFNTFVLCQVFNEFNARKLEKQNVFKGLHQNHLFLGIIGITIILQVVMVEFLKKFASTERLNWQQWLACIGIAAVSWPIGWVVKLIPVPKTPFFSYVMSMYKNAKQHMCHRKTSSSRLGTESGSA, encoded by the coding sequence ATGGAAAGCAATAAGCAATCACAATTCAATTGCAGCAATTTACTTTTTAACACCCTTACCAAAGCCCAGAAACGATGGCGCATTGCGTATTTAACTATCTACTCTGCTCGAACAATGCTGTCTCTTGTTAGAGACATAATTGCATCGGATACGAATGCTTTTTCTCGTCATTCTGGTATCCTGCATAATGTTTCCTACACTGTGCTTAATGCAGAACCAGCTATATCCAAAGAAAATAAACATATGCCGGTTTCCCACATCTCTGATGTCGATAAGAAGAGACTTTCGGAACTTGTAAAAGAGAAGGAGTCTGTAACTCTTCGTCAATTTGATGGAGTCGAAGGCGTTGCCACTGCTCTTGGGACAAACTTAGAACGTGGAATCCATAGTGGCGACGGTGAGGTGATCAAGCGTCGTGAAATGTTCGGGTCTAATACATACAATAAGCCGCCACCGAAAGGTCTTTTGTATTTTGTGTTTGATGCTTTCAAAGACACCACTATTCTAATCCTCTTGGCTTGTGCTGCTCTTGCTCTTGGTTTCGGCATCAACGAGCATGGCGGAGAGGAAGGTTGGTATGAAGGCGGAAGTATCTTCGTTGCTGTGTTTCTAGTTATTGTTGTCTCCGCTCTCAGCAACTACAGACAGGAGACACAATTCGACAAGCTATCAAAAATAAGTAGTGATATCAAAATTGATGTTCTTAGAAATGGACATCGACAACAAACCTCCATATTTGATATTGTCGTAGGAGATATTGTGTTTTTGAAAATCGGGGATCAAATTCCAGCCGATGGATTGTTCGTTGACGGGCATTCTTTAGAGGTGGACGAGTCAAGCATGACAGGAGAAAGCGATCACGTTGAAGTCGATTCCATCAGGAATCCCTTCTTGATTTCTGGTTCAAAAGTTGCAGATGGATATGGCCGAATGCTCGTGACATCTGTTGGAATGAACACTATGTGGGGCGAGATGATGAGTTCAATAACTCGTGATTCCGGTGAACAAACACCGTTACAGGCGAGGCTCGACAAACTGACCTCTTCTATTGGGAAAGTTGGACTTTCAGTTGCTTTCCTAGTTCTTGTAGTGATGTTAGTGCGTTATTTCACTAAAAACACAGAGGATGAAAATGGGGTGACAGAGTACCAAGGCAGCAAAACATCCACAGGTGATATATTAAACGCTGTTGTCCGCATAGTAGCTGTCGCCGTCACCATTGTTGTCGTTGCTATTCCAGAAGGTTTGCCGTTAGCAGTCACACTAACACTTGCTTACTCTATGAAGAGAATGATGGCTGACCAAGCTATGGTCAGAAGACTTTCAGCTTGTGAAACAATGGGTTCAGCCACAGTTATATGTACTGACAAAACAGGAACATTAACATTAAACCAGATGAAAGTTACTAAGTTCTGGCTTGGTCAAGAATCGATTGACGAAATTTCTTCTAAGGAAATTTCTCCAAAAATACTTGAATTGTTCCACCAAGCAGTTGGTTTAAACACGACAGGAAGCGTCTACAAACCAGCATCAGGATCTGCACCGGAGATTTCAGGCAGTCCAACTGAGAAGGCTATCCTTTCATGGTGTGTTTCTGATCTAGGGATGGATATGGAAATAATTAAGAAAGATTATACTATTCTCCATGTTGAAACCTTTAATTCAGAGAAAAAAAGAAGTGGTGTTTCAATAAAAAGTTTCGCTGATAATACCATTCACGTACACTGGAAAGGAGCAGCTGAGATGATACTAGCGATGTGTTCAGATTATTGCGAGAGCAATGGGATCGTAAAGTCAATGGATGAAGATGACAGAAGTAAGATTGGGAATATAATTCAAGGTATGGCAGCTAGTAGTCTCAGGTGCATAGCTTTCGCGCACAAGAAGCTGACAGAGGAAGAAATAAACAAAGATAACGATGACAATACACGCAAAAGGCTAGAAGAAACTGGTCTTACCTTGCTAGGCATTGTCGGTCTCAAGGATCCATGTCGACCAGGAGCCAAGAAAGCTGTGGAAATTTGCAAATCCGCAGGTGTCAGAATAAAAATGATAACTGGGGACAATATTTTCACAGCAAAAGCAATAGCTACAGAATGCGGTATACTAGAGTTCAATCACCAACTAGAAACTGGAGTAgtaatagaaggtgttgaaTTTCGAAACTACACTCATGAGGAGAGGATGGAAAAAGTTGATAAAATTTGCGTGATGGCAAGATCCTCACCTTTTGACAAACTTCTAATGGTAGAGTGCTTGAAAAAGAGAGGCGATGTTGTTGCAGTAACAGGAGATGGCACAAATGACGCTCCTGCACTAAAAGAAGCCGATATAGGACTGTCTATGGGCATTCAAGGCACAGAGGTTGCTAAAGAGAGCTCAGATATTGTCATCTTGGACGACAATTTCGCCTCTGTAGCCACTGTTGTAAGATGGGGACGATGTGTCTATAACAATATCCAGAAGTTCATCCAGTTTCAACTAACCGTCAATGTTGCAGCTCTAGTCATCAACTTTATTGCAGCAGTCTCAGCTGGTGAGGTTCCCCTAACAGCAGTTCAATTGCTGTGGGTAAACCTGATAATGGACACACTTGGAGCTCTAGCCCTCGCTACAGAAAGGCCTACTGATGAGCTTATGCAGAGGCCGCCCGTAGGTAGGACTGAGCCTCTCATAACAAATATTATGTGGAGAAACCTACTAGCTCAAGCTCTTTACCAGATATCAATCCTCCTGACTTTGCAATTCCAGGGGGAGTCTATATTTAATGTGACTCCAGAGGTAAATGATACAATTATATTCAACACTTTCGTGCTTTGCCAAGTATTCAACGAGTTCAACGCAAGGAAGTTGGAAAAGCAGAATGTATTTAAAGGCCTCCACCAAAACCATCTGTTTCTGGGCATTATAGGGATAACGATAATCCTTCAAGTTGTGATGGTGGAATTCTTGAAGAAGTTTGCAAGTACGGAGAGGTTGAATTGGCAACAATGGTTGGCTTGCATTGGAATTGCTGCAGTATCATGGCCAATTGGTTGGGTTGTGAAACTCATTCCTGTTCCAAAAACGCCATTCTTCAGTTATGTGATGTCAATGTACAAAAATGCAAAGCAACATATGTGCCATAGAAAAACCTCCTCCTCCAGGCTTGGAACTGAGAGTGGAAGTGCATGA